One Solanum stenotomum isolate F172 unplaced genomic scaffold, ASM1918654v1 scaffold21218, whole genome shotgun sequence genomic region harbors:
- the LOC125850950 gene encoding uncharacterized protein LOC125850950 translates to MYSGCNSAPRLEKKYVEKKRRNNMKNLFNQLYSLLPLRPSQITKKEKNGSSDSSCEPERIRRFVKGLTPTIRSYVFRSFREGASFQTIVSAAREAELLERDDFGGPKRVRTGGQYSGTSSGGRGPHRGGGFFLRQRPVHASLPAIEGGPAARGPPGSGRGGYSITSGSSQSGSTPRSCYGCGDLGHLIQRDSAPPARGRGRGPASGRGGRAAGRGASGASGSHSGGKCAQCYAFPRRPEAKASDAVITGIILVCHRPAFVLFDPGSTFSSVSTYFASGLELTCDRMSVPIRVFTPVGEPLVVNRVYRSCLVVLSGYETWVDMIRLDMLDFDVILGMDWLSPYHALLDCYAKTVTLAIPGIPRVEWRGTSGSYPNRVISHIRAQRMIDRGCLSYLAFIRDVGAESPAMESIPVVQEFPDVFPEDLPGVPPVRDIDFSIDLEPGTKPISIPPYRMAPAELKELKDQIQDLLSKGFIRPSVSPWGAPLQGAALFSKIDLRSGYHQLRIKPSDVAKTAFRTRYGHYEFLVMSFGLTNAPATFMELMNGVFRPYLDSFVIVFIDDILVYSKTEADHVCHLRAVLQKLRDEKLYAKLSKCKFWLESVAFLGHVVSKDGVRVDPAKIEAVQGWTRPTSPTEIRSFVGLAGYYRRFVKGFSTIAAPLTRLTQQTVPFHWSPECEESFQRLKSLLTSAPVLTLPEEGVGFTVYCDASGVGLGGVLMHK, encoded by the exons ATGTATAGTGGTTGTAATTCAGCACCaagattggaaaaaaaatatgtggagaagaaaagaaggaacAATATGAAGAACCTCTTTAATCAGCTTTATTCTCTCCTCCCACTTCGTCCATCTCag atcaccaaaaaggaaaaaaacggGAGCTCTGATTCTAGCT GTGAGCCTGAGCGGATTCGTAGATTTGTCAAGGGTTTGACTCCCACTATCCGTAGTTATGTGTTTAGATCATTTCGAGAGGGTGCTTCCTTCCAGACTATAGTGAGTGCAGCCAGAGAGGCTGAGTTGCTTGAGCGGGATGATTTTGGTGGGCCCAAGAGGGTCCGTACAGGTGGTCAGTATTCGGGTACCTCGTCAGGAGGTAGAGGCCCACACAGGGGAGGCGGGTTTTTCCTGCGTCAGAGGCCAGTACATGCTTCTTTACCAGCTATCGAGGGTGGGCCAGCAGCTCGGGGTCCTCCCGGTTCGGGTCGAGGTGGTTATAGCATTACTTCGGGTTCTTCACAGTCAGGATCCACACCGAGGTCTTGTTATGGTTGCGGTGATCTAGGCCACTTGATTC AGAGAGATTCAGCACCTCCGGCTAGAGGTCGAGGTCGGGGACCGGCATCTGGTAGAGGCGGACGAGCTGCGGGTAGAGGTGCTAGTGGCGCCTCAGGTTCACATAGTGGGGGCAAATGTGCCCAATGTTATGCTTTTCCTAGGAGGCCCGAGGCTAAGGCTTCTGATGCAGTTATCACAGGTATCATCTTAGTTTGTCATCGGCCTGCTTTCGTGTTATTTGATCCTGGTTCTACATTCTCATCTGTGTCTACATATTTTGCTTCCGGCCTTGAGTTGACTTGTGATCGTATGTCTGTGCCTATTAGAGTCTTTACACCCGTAGGTGAACCCTTAGTGGTGAATCGAGTGTATCGATCTTGTCTTGTTGTCTTATCGGGGTATGAGACTTGGGTGGATATGATTCgtcttgatatgttagactttgatgtcatattgggtatggactggctttcCCCCTATCATGCGCTTCTTGATTGTTATGCTAAGACTGTCACCTTAGCTATTCCGGGTATTCCTAGAGTGGAGTGGAGAGGGACTAGTGGTTCGTATCCCAACAGGGTCATATCTCATATTCGGGCTCAGAGGATGATTGACCGGGGTTGTTTATCTTATTTGGCCTTTATTCGGGATGTTGGAGCTGAGTCACCGGCCATGGAGTCTATTCCGGTGGTTCAGGAGTTCCCTGATGTGTTTCCCGAGGATCTACCTGGTGTTCCTCCTGTTCGTGATATTGACTTCTCTATTGACTTGGAGCCGGGCACCAAGCCCATATCTATTCCAccttatcgtatggctccagctgagttgaaggagttgaaggatcagatTCAGGACTTATTGAGTAAAGGATTCATACGCCCTAGTGTGTCGCCTTGGGGTGcaccg cttcagggggCAGCCTTGTTCTCTAAGATCGACTTGAGATCTGGGTATCATCAGTTGAGGATTAAGCCTTCAGATGTGGCGAAGACAGCTTTTCGCAcacgatatggtcattatgagtttttggtgatgtcatttgggctCACCAATGCCCCTGCGACGTTCATGGAGTTGATGAATGGAGTGTTTCGCCCATACTTGGATTCCTtcgtgattgtgtttattgatgacatcttggtaTATTCCAAGACCGAGGCGGATCATGTTTGTCATTTGAGGGCCGTGCTACAGAAGTTGAGAGatgagaagttgtatgccaaattgTCTAAGTGtaagttttggcttgagtcagtGGCTTTCCTAGGGCACGTGGTGTCTAAGGATGGAGTTAGGGTTGATCCGGCCAAGATTGAGGCGGTTCAGGGTTGGACTAGACCTACATCACCTACCGAGATTCGGAGTTTTGTTGGCTTGGCGGGTTACTATCGGCGTTTTGTTAAGGGATTCTCTACTATAGCTGCACCGTTGACCAGATTGACTCAGCAGACGGTTCCTTTTCATTGGTCACCCGAgtgtgaggagagcttccaaAGGCTCAAATCCCTATTGACTTCAGCACCTGTCTTGACTTTGCCAGAGGAGGGTGTTGGATTtactgtttattgtgacgcttcGGGTGTT